TGATTGATCGTGAGGTTCCGCACATCGCCTGGCTGATGACTGTAGAGCGCTCTAGTGGCGTTAATGCCACCATTAGTGCCCATATTGGGGCTAACCAACAATGGGCGAGGGTACGCGCCATGGTTGATTGTGACTTGATAGTCTTCGCGTATTGGCGAGAAAATGCCCGCATAGCCCAAAACTGTGGCGTTAGCTTGATCATCGGGGTAAATCAAGGCCACATCGTGAACCAAAATATCAGTGCCCCGTTGTTTCGAGCCAATTCCATAGGCTAGCACGGCAAAAACTAAGGTTAATGCCGGAATCGTCAGCCAAGCCAGGGCCATGCGATCAAGCCGCCGTAGCACAAGATAGGTAACTGGCCCCGCCAAAACAATATAAATTCCCAAAAGAATTAACAGGGTTTGCAGCGGCGGCAAATCGAGCGCTGGCAAATTGTTCAGCAACGCAGGTGCAGCACTATCACGTAACATACTTTCACTGCTACCAGCACCCATCCAGCCTAGATCTTGTTGCTGAGGAAAGAGCGAGGCCAGTAGGTTTTCATAGCCCCGCCACGCCGTAAATTCAGCTTGATCAAGATTAAAGGCGCTGGCAATCACGAAGCCACGGCCAACCGAGCGCTTAACTAGCAGCGGCGTTTGCTCTTGTTTGAGGCTGGTCGCTGCTTGTTGGTTGGGCTGAAGTAGGGCAACTTCCAAGCTTTGCAGATTAAATGGCTGGCCAAACACTTGACTTAGAGTTGTGGTCGCAATCGTTTGCTGGCCAGTAGCTTGGGCTGGCTGGAGTTCGGCTGGTAAATCTTCGAGCAGATTTGGCTCGGCGACCAACACCCCGCCATTATTAACCCATTGCTTGATCGCTTGCTGTTGTTCAGGAGTTAGTTCACCCCATGAACGCTGATTGAGCACGATCCCACTCAGCATATCAAGGCCAATCTGCACATCGGGCAATTGTTGGCTATCAGTGGCAACTAATACCACTTTGGTTAATTGGGGTAGTGGCTGTTCTAATAAGGTTGCGACCATTGGGCGGTCGGTGGAACGTAATTGCAGCGTAGCGGTTTCGCGCTTCTCACCATTTAAATACATGGCCATTGGCACCCGAAAGGCCTGATCAAATTGGCCATAGACCAAGGTTTCTTTTTGTGAGCCACCTGGCACATCAAGCTCAACATTGTAGTTGCCAATGTGAATTTCGACCATGCGATCAACGCCAGTATTGCTGACCTTGACTCGCAACGCCATCCACTCACCAGCGCGATAAACCGTGCCAAAAACTGGCTCAACCTGCCAAACTAGCCCATTTGATTGCTCTTGGCTCGATGCTGCACTGATCGGTAGGGCTATCAGCAACAGCAGCCAACACCAGCGTATCCAGCGCATACCATGCTCCACACACTAAAATCGATTCGGCTGTTCCTATCATAACGGATAGCAGGCCAATTGTGTTCCCTTTTTCAAGCAACTCTCAGCAATATCAGCAAGATATCAGTTTGCTTGGGCAAGGCGAGGCATGGTTGGTTAATTCGTAAGCAATCTGCTGGATACTCAATTGGTTAAGCGCAACACTGGCATCAAACAGAGAAAGATCAATAGGTTGGTACTAAAGGCAATGACCCACGGTTGATACCAATGGCTGCGAGCGGGATCGACCTGCATTTGTTGATTTGGATCAAGGCTTAGGGTTTGGGCATAGCTTTGATTGAGCCAATAGTTCATTACCAACGCATCGTGAATACAAATCACCAACAGGAGCATTAAGTGATACTGGCGGACAAATCCCCAGCGATAGTTAAAGATCGCAGGTGCAAGGAAATATATGCCTGTCATAACGAGGATGATGACCGTCGCTCCAGTCATCAACAGCATAAAACTTTTAAGCATTGGTGCTCGCTGGTTGACCCATTGACTGCGTGGAAAGGCCCAAGCTTTAAACACCACCACAAACCAAATGGCCATGATAATTCCGATAATCCAAAATACTAGTTCAATCAGTGCACCGATTGGATTAATTCCACAGGCAATCAAAATCTGCTGCATAGCCGCCTCATTACTAGTTCATTGAATCGATCATTTGGAAAAACAAAGCAACGATGATCACAATTAATGTATTCGATTGGAGCGCGACGGCCCACGCAGGTTGATAGCTCATAGGCACAGCTTCAACCTGTAATTGCTGATCATCAGTTAGGCTGATTGCTTGGACATTCGGTTTAATCGACCAGCGATTGATCAAGAATGTATCGACAACGCAAACGATTGCCCAAATGAAAATTTGATAGGAATAGAAAAATCCAATTTCGATCACAAATAAAAAGGTTGGCAGAATATAAGCAGCGATGAAAACAAAGACCGTCACCACTCCTGTCATAAACATTAACCCAAAGCTATCGATAAACAATGAACGGCGTGCCGAACGCCGAGTTTTTGCCAGAAAAAACCATTTGATGCCTAAATTCATGAAAAATAGAACTAATACCCCAACTAAGGCAAAAATTTGACCCAATTGATTAGAGCCACAGGCAATTACAATCTGCTGCATGGCGGCCTCACTACTAGTTAATCGATCATTTGGAAAAATAAGGCAACGACGATCGCAATTAATGTATTTGAGAGGAGGGAAGCGACCCAGGATGGCTGATAGTTAATCGCTGCTGCTTCAACCTGTAATTTCTGATCGTCAGTTAGGCTGATTGCTTGAGCTTTGGGTTTGAGCGACCAGCGTTCGATCAAGAATGTATCAACAATGCAAACAATTGCCCAAATAAAAAATTGATACGAGTAGAACCCCCCGATTTCTATTATAAATAAAGAAGTTGGCAAAATATAGGCAGAGATGAAAACGAAGCCAATCACCAATCCTACGATAAAGGTTAATCCTAAGCTATGGAGAAATAACGAACGGTGGGATGCGCGTAGCGTTTGCGCCAGAAAAAACCATTTGATACCTAAAGTCAGACTAAATGGAATGACCATGATGAAGAAGAAAATCATATAGCCGAATGGATTGTAGCCACAGGCCAGAACGAGCTGCTGCATACCTGCTCCTTGCACTCATTTAGCTCAATACAAATACGCTGACAAAGAACAAGAGTAAACTACCAAGAATTGTCGCTGCAATCGCAAACAAGTTAATCATCACGGCGATTTTTGTTGGCGATTCATACATCTTTGGTGTATGATCAATAACTTGAAGCTGGCCGATTGGATCACGATTAATCGCTTTGGCTGCGCGTTGCTTGATAATCCAGCTCATGGTGAGGTAATCCAAAAGAATGATCCCGATGAAGCTGGTATAAATCGTGTCGGGTGAGCGGAAAACGACATAGCTCAACCAAATAACAAGCAGATTGCCAATAGTTAAACGAAAGCCATCAAGCCATGCCGAGCGATCAGCGAACCAATCGTAGAACATTAAGCCCATTGCTTTGGCCCAAATCGTCGCCGCCACTAGCAGGCTGCCCCATACCCATGCGCTTGTTGTTGAAATTCGGAAGGCCCATGGGGTCACGCCACAGGCAATGCTAATAATATGTGCCATCTTCCAGCTACTTTCTTGCTATGGTTAAGGTTGAGCAGCAATCATCACGATTGTGCCACGGTCGTAATCAGCGACCAACAATTGGCCTTGCGGGCTAATCGCGAAACCAACAGGTCGGCCAAAACCACTGGCGAATGGTTCAATCTGCTGTGTTTCGGCATCCATACGGACGATGCTATGGCCACGTAATTCTTGGCTATACCATGAACCTGATAAGCCAATGAAGGCATCGCCGTGATATCTGGCGGGAAACGCAGTGCCCTGATAGAACACAATTCCGGTTACACCGCTATGGGCAGGCAACAGCGCAACTGGCTCGTTGGTGGTCGCACAGTTGGCCGCATCACCGCCGCCATCAGCATCGGGCTGACGCAGACCCCAACAGCGCGGCCAACCATAATCGGCTCCAGCCGTGATTCGATTTACCTCATCGGGCGGGAGATCGTCGCCAAGACCTTCGCGCCCGTTATCGGTGGCATAAAGCTGTTGTTGTGGGTCGAAAGCTAGGCCAAAGGGCATGCGCAAACCAGTTGCATACACGCTCGATTCGCTGCCATCGGCGCGAAAACGCCGAATATAACCCTCTTGAATTCCAGCGGTTGCCGTATGATCGGCGCGTGTTCCCACGCCGAGATAGAGCCAACCTTGAACATCGGAAACCAGCGTGGCCGCCTCAATTTGATCAGGCAGATCGCTCAATAAAACCATTTGCTGATCGACCGTTCCATCGCTATTGTCGTCGCTCAAGCGCTGAATTTGGCCTTGCTCAACGACATACAACGCCTGCTCATACCAATGCAAACTCAATGGTTTGTTGAAATCAGTTTCGTACTCGCGGGGTGGGTTGGTTCCATCGCTGACTAGCACAGTGCCTGAGCGTTGGGCAATATACAAACGTCCTTGAGGATCAAATGCTAGCCCAGTTGGCTGATCGAGGCCCGTAATAATCGGGGTAATCGTGAATCCTGCTGCGATTTGAAGTTCGGCTGGTGGGCTGGTTGGTGGATTATCCGAGGAGTAATTGCCTGGAATTGAGCAAGCTACCAAAGCCAAGCCCAAAACCAAGCTCCAACTGCCATGTTTGACCCGTTGATAGGTATGCCAAAAAGCAAGCATCTCTCTCCAAATTGATTCGCTGTGGTGCTGCTAGCTTACAACCTGCAATGAGCACATGCAAGCCCCAATTTGGCATATTGAGCGTTAGGCTAACGGTTGATCTATAGCTGATTTTGAATCCACAAGTTTTGGATATTGAACGAAGCGCGTTGCCTTTGTAAACACGTGCAGCAGCTCGCCAAGCAGGCAGAATGTTCGATTACTGTAGATAATGTCAGCGTTGATTGCCACATAACTACTCACGCCAACACAGGTTGAACCAAGCATGCGCTGTTTTTCAACCAGATTGCCATTAACTAAATATTCAAGCACCGCAATTGCAGGGAAATTGGGCCAGTAGATATCATCAACATTGAATCCCAAACCTGCATTAATGAGGCAATAATTTGATTTTGCCAAATAAATTTCGATCGCGATCGTGTGATTGTTGAGGATTGTGATAATCCGATCATCATCGGACGTTAATCGATTCGTTATTGTGATGGTATTGTGGAATGGGCAGCGATTGAGATATTCGCTGATTGCCTCGCTACGGTCTGTATACTGCATGGCTGGCTGCTGCTCCAATGTACTTCAATCTGCTTCATTATAAAAATGCAATGAAGCCTGACTAGCGGCTTTAGGCTGATTAACCAAAAAAGCGCCCAACACCAATTGCTGGTGCTGGGCGCTTCGAGTTCAGCCAAATTAGTTTTTGGTGACTAATGGCATGTACACAGTGAAGCTTGGGGTTGTCGTTGCATTGACTGTCACGCTATCGGCGGTCAAGTTAATGTTGCTGTTGAGCACAGCGGTGTTGCCAACGCTACCCACGAAATTGCCCACGCTGCGCACAGCGATGGTATAGGTTTTGTTGCTATTTGGCGCGAGGCTGCTATTGGCACTCACGGTTTGACCGTTGATGGTCAAGCCACCAGTAACACTGACAATTTGCAGGTTGCTGTTGATAACATCGCTCAAGCTAAAGCTGCCTTCAGCTGCACCCGTGTTGCGAATCGTCAAGGTGTAGGTGAAGACCTCACCTTGTTCGACGCTGGTGCTGCTAACGGTTTTGGTTGAAGTGCTGAAGTTGGCGGTTGGAGTCGCGCCCAAGGCTAAGCCAACCACAATTGGATCGTGGTCGGAAGCACGATAGGCATCGTTATTGTACAAGCTGACGATTTGCCCAGCGCTCTTGAAATTGGTGTTGTAATCCAAGGCGATAGGTTCGTCGGCGTTGACGTGCAATTCTTGAACATCGGCAACTTGGCTGAACAACGACGTGCTAGCCAAGGCGTGGTCGAGTGAGCCAGTTTGGCCATCGAAAATGTATGAGTAGGCTTCGTCGCCAAGCAAGGTTTTGGGAATATTGACATAGCCAGCGTTGCGAATAGCGGTGATTGGATCTTCCATGGCGTATGAGTTCAAGTCGCCAATGATCAGATAATCGCTATCATCAACGTTGGTTGGGTCGGTATTCAACCAAGCCACTAATTCTTGGGCAGCAGTTTTGCGGGTCAGGTTACAGTTGCCTTGACCATCGCCCAAATCGGGGTCGCTTGGCACTGGGCTGACGTTATCGGTACAAGCGCTACCCTTCGACTTCAAGTGGTTGACCACTACCGTGAAGGTTTCGCCGCTGCTGGTTTCGGTAAACGATTGGGTCAAAGCTGGGCGATTACGGCCAGTTGTGCCGCTGCTGGTGGTGAAATCGCCGAATGCCCCAGTATTGAGTACGGCGGTTGTACCAGCCAAGCTAACCTTGCCAGGCTTGTAGAGTAAAGCAACCTTAATTGCATCAGTCCCCAATGGATTGGTTTGGCCAGTGCGAGTATCGACATCCACCAAGGCATAGGTACCTGGCGCGGTAGCCGTGTTCAAGCGATTAACCAAATCTTGGATTGCGCTGGTGCTGCCGAAGCCATCATTTTCAATTTCCATCAAGCCAATCACATCAGCTTGAGTCATGATGATTGCGGCAACGGTTTTATCAGCTTGACGTAAGAACTCAGCGCTATTTTCAGCACCACGACAATCGGTAGCTGAGCCACCAACCCCGCCAGTACAGTTGCCATTGCCAAAGGTGTTGAAATAGTTCAACACGTTGATTCCCGCAACCCGTAATGAGCCATCAAGCTCAAGCGAGGTTGGGCGTTGGTTTTCGGCTACGAAGTTTGGCGATTGGGTTACGCGCACACGGTAACTGTTTGGGCTAGCGCTGTTACCACCCCACGTGTAGGTCATCACACCTTGCAAGCCAGTGATGCTATCGCTAGCGCGAAGGGTGTTGGCGGCGCTCAAACCAGTGCCACCACGACCAAACAGAATTGGATCGGCATTCTGGTTGTTGAATGGATCATCGAGGATGATTTTGTGCAAGTTATTTTGGGCTTGCAATGCCAAGGCTGGAGCGCCTGGTGAAACCACGTTGGTTGGTTGTGCCAAGCGTTCGTTGAGCGATAAGGTTACTTGGCCGAAGCGAGCCAACAAGTAGTGTTCTGAAACAACCAGCTTTTGGTTGAATTGAACCAACATACCTTCAAAGCGCTCGGCATCGGTGGTTGAGGCAAATGGCAGAGTAACTTGGGTTGGGGTAACCGTGTTGGTTGGGCCACAAAGCTCAACCGTCAAGCTCCCGCTCAATTGGGTTTGGCCTTGATTTTCGCCAGCCGTACCGGTTACGCGCACGACTTGACCAAGCGCAACTTGATCAGCGCCGCCGTTGAATACAAAAATACCATCGGAGGTTGCATCGTTACTATCGCCAGCATCTTGCAGGTAGAAACCACGCAAAGCAGGCTGAGCACCTTCAAAATCGGCTACCACCGTCCCTTGAACGGTCACAACCGTACCATTTGCAGGCGTGGTTTCGCCAGTGCCTTGCACTTGGCCGATTGGGGTAACCGTGCCACCTGAACAGGCAACACCACTAGAAACATTGAAGTTGAAGCTATAGTCTTGGGCCATCGCATCAACGCTACCGTCGCGATCGGTTACTTGGCTGGCAACAACCGTTACGGTACAAGCATCGCTGGCAGCAAAATCGCTGCTAGGATCAAGCACATAGCTGGTTGGGCCACCAGTAACGCTGGCGGTGCGAGTGCCACTGGTACAGCTGATGGTGTACCAAGTGCCCGTTGTGGTGACTGGCTCGCTGAACGTAAGTGTGACGTTGGCGTTCAAAGCCACATTGTTAGCAGCATTGGCTGGTACAGTGCTAGCAACGGTTGGTGGATTATCGGTTGGCGAACCACCACAGGTTGCAACTGGACTGCTGCTATTACGCGGAGCTGAAGGGGTCAACAAACTGAAATCAGCAGCATTATTATCGGTATCAGTACAGCTTGTATTATTGCGTTGAGCACTATTATTGGCGCTAGG
The DNA window shown above is from Chloroflexota bacterium and carries:
- a CDS encoding PQQ-dependent sugar dehydrogenase, which translates into the protein MLAFWHTYQRVKHGSWSLVLGLALVACSIPGNYSSDNPPTSPPAELQIAAGFTITPIITGLDQPTGLAFDPQGRLYIAQRSGTVLVSDGTNPPREYETDFNKPLSLHWYEQALYVVEQGQIQRLSDDNSDGTVDQQMVLLSDLPDQIEAATLVSDVQGWLYLGVGTRADHTATAGIQEGYIRRFRADGSESSVYATGLRMPFGLAFDPQQQLYATDNGREGLGDDLPPDEVNRITAGADYGWPRCWGLRQPDADGGGDAANCATTNEPVALLPAHSGVTGIVFYQGTAFPARYHGDAFIGLSGSWYSQELRGHSIVRMDAETQQIEPFASGFGRPVGFAISPQGQLLVADYDRGTIVMIAAQP
- a CDS encoding ExeM/NucH family extracellular endonuclease — translated: MQFKGLRLLTALTMLFTLIGTSLSATYTTPTSAVSTSLVISQFQTAGGTADDEFIEIHNISANPVDLNGHRVVYRAAAGTTDVSIASWTTSVVIPAGGFYLLGRATSYDGTVTADATFGSGISGTGGGFAIRNGDLNTGTIIDSVGFGSATNAFVEGTVVAAPSANNSAQRNNTSCTDTDNNAADFSLLTPSAPRNSSSPVATCGGSPTDNPPTVASTVPANAANNVALNANVTLTFSEPVTTTGTWYTISCTSGTRTASVTGGPTSYVLDPSSDFAASDACTVTVVASQVTDRDGSVDAMAQDYSFNFNVSSGVACSGGTVTPIGQVQGTGETTPANGTVVTVQGTVVADFEGAQPALRGFYLQDAGDSNDATSDGIFVFNGGADQVALGQVVRVTGTAGENQGQTQLSGSLTVELCGPTNTVTPTQVTLPFASTTDAERFEGMLVQFNQKLVVSEHYLLARFGQVTLSLNERLAQPTNVVSPGAPALALQAQNNLHKIILDDPFNNQNADPILFGRGGTGLSAANTLRASDSITGLQGVMTYTWGGNSASPNSYRVRVTQSPNFVAENQRPTSLELDGSLRVAGINVLNYFNTFGNGNCTGGVGGSATDCRGAENSAEFLRQADKTVAAIIMTQADVIGLMEIENDGFGSTSAIQDLVNRLNTATAPGTYALVDVDTRTGQTNPLGTDAIKVALLYKPGKVSLAGTTAVLNTGAFGDFTTSSGTTGRNRPALTQSFTETSSGETFTVVVNHLKSKGSACTDNVSPVPSDPDLGDGQGNCNLTRKTAAQELVAWLNTDPTNVDDSDYLIIGDLNSYAMEDPITAIRNAGYVNIPKTLLGDEAYSYIFDGQTGSLDHALASTSLFSQVADVQELHVNADEPIALDYNTNFKSAGQIVSLYNNDAYRASDHDPIVVGLALGATPTANFSTSTKTVSSTSVEQGEVFTYTLTIRNTGAAEGSFSLSDVINSNLQIVSVTGGLTINGQTVSANSSLAPNSNKTYTIAVRSVGNFVGSVGNTAVLNSNINLTADSVTVNATTTPSFTVYMPLVTKN